CATATTCTTTCATTTTATCCATTTCTGAAAACAGCAGCAGAAATTTGGCATCTGTGTTTATTCCGAGACGATTCACATAAAGTTTGAACTGGCGTTTTTCTGAAGTGGTCAATGACTTGACGAGGACGAACAAAAAATCTTTCTGCAATTCTGCCATTGTAAATTAATGAAGTATAATTAATTGATTTTTAATTGAATATGGTTATTTTATTGGCTGTTGGATATTGTAATTTTCAGAATTAATGAAAATAAAAAAATATAGTAAGCTGTAGTTTTGATTCAAAATTAAGTAAAAATTTAATTATGAGTTCTGAAAAGATTGAAATTTTTGACACCACATTAAGAGATGGAGAACAGGTTCCCGGATGTAAGCTGAATACCCAGCAAAAGCTGATTATCGCTGAAAGCCTTGATGAGCTAGGGATTGATGTAATAGAAGCCGGTTTCCCGATTTCAAGCCCCGGAGATTTTGAATCGGTTTCAGAAATTTCAAAGCTGATGCGAAATGCTAAAGTATGCGGACTGACAAGAGTTAATAAAAAAGATATTGATACCGCTGCGGAAGCTCTGAAATATGCAAAGAAACCACGTATCCATACCGGAATAGGGACTTCAGATTCTCATATCCGATACAAATTCAATTCAACAAGAGAAGCTGTTCTGGAGCGGGCTGTAGAAGCTGTAAAATATGCCAAAAGCTATGTGGAAGATGTAGAATTCTATGCGGAAGATGCCGGAAGAACAGATAATGCCTATCTGGCAAAGGTTTGTGAGGAAGTCATTAAAGCAGGCGCTACGGTTCTTAATATTCCGGATACCACAGGATATTGTCTTCCTGAAGAATACGGCCGGAAAATAAAATACCTGAAAGAAAACGTAAAAGGTATTGAAAAAGCAATTTTATCCTGCCATTGCCATAATGATCTGGGGCTGGCTACGGCCAATTCCATTGCAGGAGCGGCTAACGGTGCACGTCAGATTGAATGTACAATCAACGGATTGGGAGAAAGGGCTGGAAATACAGCTTTGGAAGAAGTGGTTATGATCCTGAAACAGCATAAACACTTAAATCTGCACACCGATGTGAATTCCAGGATGCTTAATGAAATGAGCCTTATGGTTTCAGATCTGATGGGAATGCCGGTACAGCCTAATAAAGCGATTGTAGGAGCCAACGCATTCGCTCACAGTTCCGGAATCCACCAGGACGGTGTCATCAAGAACAGGGAAACCTATGAAATCATTGATCCTGAAGAAGTAGGAGTGAATGCATCTTCTATCATCCTTACAGCAAGAAGCGGGCGTTCAGCTTTGGCCTACCGTTTTAAACACATTGGATATGATATTACCAAAAATGAATTAGACTTTCTGTATCAGGAATTTTTGAAGATAGCAGATCTAAAAAAGGAAGTTAAAAATGATGATCTGTATCTGATGATGGAAACTTTCAGCAGAAAAATAGGATAGATGAAGATGAATAATCAAGACCATATGACAATGAATAAAAAAACTCTTTTTGACAAAGTATGGGATGCCCATGTTGTGGAGACTGTTCCGGACGGACCACAGATTATCTATATTGATAAACATCTGATTCACGAAGTAACCAGCCCTCAGGCCTTTGCAGAGCTTGAAACCAGAAACCTGAAAATATTCAGACCGGAGCAGATTGTTGCCACCGCTGATCATAATGTCCCAACATTGGATCAGGAACTGCCGATCAGGGACGACCTTTCCCGGAATCAGGTAGAGCAGCTGGAAGAAAACTGCGCAAAAAATAATATTGAACTTTTTGGCCTTGGACATCCGTATCAGGGAATCGTACATATCATTGCCCCGGAGCTGGGAATTACCCGTCCCGGAATGAGTATTGTATGCGGAGATAGCCACACTTCCACACATGGTGCTTTCGGAGCGATTGCTTTCGGGATAGGAACCAGCCAGGTTGCACAGGTTTTTGCCAGTCAGTGCCTGCTGCTGAACAAGCCTAAATCGATGAGGATTACCGTGAGCGGAAAACTGAATAAAAATGTCCAGCCTAAAGATGTGATCCTTTATATTATCTCCAAAATAGGGACAGACGGTGGAACCGGTTACTTCTGCGAATATGCAGGGAATGTATTTGAAGAAATGTCGATGGAAGGAAGAATGACCGTCTGCAATATGAGTATTGAAATGGGCGCAAGAGGCGGTATGATCGCTCCTGATGAAACGACTTTTGACTATGTGAAGGGAAAACCTTTTGCCCCTCAGGGTGAAGAATGGGAGGCTGAACTGGCGTACTGGAAAACACTAAAAACGGATGAAGGAGCCGTATTTGATCAGGAACTGAGTTTTGATGCTTCAGAAATTCATCCTATGATCACTTATGGAACCAATCCGGGAATGGGTATTTCTGTGAATGAAGTAATTCCTGCCCCACAGAATGAATCTGAAGAAAAAGCCCTCCGATATATGGGATTAAATGCAGGACAGACGGTTTCAGACATCAAAGTGAATTATGTATTTATAGGGAGCTGTACCAATGCCAGGATAGAAGATTTCAGATCGGCAGCACAATATATTAAAGGAAAGAGTAAAGCGGACAATGTTAAAGCTTTGATTGTTCCCGGATCTCAGCAGGTGGTAAAACAGATTTACGAGGAAGGTCTTGACCGGATTTTTAACGAAGCAGGGTTTCAGATTCGCCAGCCCGGATGCTCCGCGTGTCTTGCGATGAATGATGATAAGATTCCGGAAAGTGAATACTGTGTTTCCACTTCCAACAGAAATTTTGAAGGAAGACAGGGACAGGGAGCCAGAACAATACTGGCCAGTCCGCTTACAGCAGCCAAAGCAGCCATTGAAGGCAGAATTTCAGCTTTTGAAAATTTAAATTAAAAAGGTTTTAAAATATATTTTTTAACAACACATGCAACAATTAAAGCGAATACAATCCCGCGCAGTTCCGCTGCCGGCAGAAAATATAGATACAGATCAGATTATTCCTGCAAGATTTCTTAAAAGTATAGAAAGGCAAGGTTTTGGCGAAAATCTGTTCAGAGACTGGAGATTCAATATCCATACGGGGGAGCCCAATCCGGATTTTGTCCTGAACAACCCCAGATATAAAGGGGAGATTCTTGTAGCAGGTAATAATTTCGGGTGTGGAAGCAGCAGGGAACATGCAGCATGGTCCTTAACGGATTATGGTTTTAAAGTGATCATCTCCAGTTATTTTGCAGACATTTTTAAGGGAAATGCCTTGAATAACGGCCTTCTTCCGGTAAAAGTCTCCGAAGAATTCCTGAAAGATATTTTAAAAATAAGCACAGAAAATCCTGAAACTGAAATCACGGTGGATGTGGAACAGCAAACCATCAGCTGTAATGGAAAAACCGAAACTTTTGAACTCGATTCTTATAAAAAGATATGCCTTCTTAACGGCTATGACGATATTGATTTTTTAATCAGCAAAAAACAGGCGATAGAGCAATTTGAACTAAAAACACAAAAGTATGAGCAAAAAACAGTTTAAAATAGCAGTGCTTCCCGGTGATGGAATTGGTCCTGAAGTAGTTGGAGAAAGTATTAAAGTACTTGAAGCTGTTGGTGAGGTTTTCCAGTGTGAATTTCACACGGAATACGGACTGATTGGTGCGGAAGCTATTTTTAAAACAGGAGATCCATTACCAGAAGAAACCTTGCAGATCTGCAGAAATTCAGATGCAGTGCTGTTTGGAGCGATAGGGGATCCTGTTTTTGATAACGATCCTGATGCGAAGGTGAGGCCGGAACAAGGACTGTTGAAACTCCGTAAGGAATTAGGTCTTTTTGCCAATATAAGACCTTTGAAAACGTATGCTTCTCTGATTGAAAAAAGTCCTTTAAAAAGAGAAATCATTGAAGGAACAGATATTCAGATCTTCAGAGAGCTGGTGAGCGGAATCTATTTCGGAGAAAAATTTACCGATCCGGAAGGTGCTTACGCTTATGATATCTGCAAATACAGCCGTGAAGATATTGTTCCTATCGTTCATATGGCTTTTAAAGAAGCGGAAAAGAGAAATAAAAAGCTTACCCTTATTGACAAAGCCAACGTTCTGGATACTTCAAGGCTTTGGAGAAAGATTTGTAAGCAAATTGCGTCTCAGTATCCGGGCGTTCAGCTGGATTATCTGTTTGTTGACAATGCGGCCATGCAAATGATCCTTAATCCCAGACAGTTTGATGTGATCCTGACTGAAAATATGTTCGGAGATATTATCTCAGATGAAGCAAGTGTGATTGGCGGGTCCATAGGGCTTCTTCCTTCAGCTTCTATTGGTGAGGAAAATGCCCTGTTTGAACCTATACACGGTTCTTATCCCCAGGCAAAAGGGAAAGGCATTGCCAATCCTGTGGCTTCTATTCTGAGTACAGCCATGATGCTTGATCATCTTGAACTTTATGATGCTGCAGATAAATTGAAAAGAGCTGTAGAACACGCCCTAGAAAATAAATATGTTACGGTGGATCTTAATGCGGAACAGCATTATTCCACACAGGAAGTGGGAAGCTTTATTTCCGATTACATCCGGTATTCTGAAAAATCCTATTATAATTTTGAAAATATCAAGATCGGAAAATCTACCATTGTATAGACACCACAGCCCATATAATAATAGATTAGAAAGAAAGGTTCTGCTCCGGCGGAACCTTTTGATTTTGGATAAGTACTATTGGCCTACATGTTGGCTTACGCAAAGATTTCTATGTTAATAAACAAATATTATTAGAATTTTTTATTGATAAAAATTCTTCCTTTGGTAAAAATGGCTGTTTTCGTTTGATTACGGCCATTATTCGGTGTACTAATTTATTTCTTACGGCATTGAGAACACTCATTTTATTTTTACCCTGCTCTACTTTTCTCTGGTAATACGTTAATAGCTTAAACACATACACATCGTGGCTCTTAGCTTCCCGCAATTGATTTTCCAGTGCTGTCTTCTGCAATAGCAGTGTATCACGGGATTTGGCCAGTACATTCATTTGTTGTATAACTTCCTCTGGTTCTTCATAAGGCATTATTTTATCATGATAACGCACAGCATATTCTGCAATTTTTCTGGCATCTTTCCTATCGTCTTTTCCTCTTAAATCACTTGCTGCTTTTTTGATTTTCAAAGGATATTCCACCCAAAGTAGATATTCTGATTTTGAACAGACTTTTTCCAATGGACGGTTATAAATCCCCGTATTTTCGCAACAAATCAAAAGATCTTCTTTTGTTATTTTTAGCATTTTTAAAAGATCTTTTAAAAAAATAGTAATTCCTTTCTCTGTATTGGGGATAATCAGCTCACATTGAACTTTGTATTCAAAATTCATTACTGTACAATCTAGTTTTAATTTGGAAATATCGATGCCAATAACATACTTTTGTCTCATAACTTTTGAGTTTATCATTCACATTGAGAGTTTTGTCTAAGCCCTTGATAATAGGTCCTAAACCTAAATTTCTATTATGACCTTGCTCTCAAAGAAACAGGGTTCATAATCTTTGCATAGGTCTAAGAATCCTCTGACGCAATATGGTTCACCCTGTTTCTTGTGAATGGTTTAATTCTGTAAACTTAATTTCTTTTTACAAACTAAAGGACGCTATTTTTCTTTTACATGCTGTGGTATAAGGCGCCAGGATTTTATCTTCGATAAAATTGGGATCATGTATATTTTGCCTGGAACTTTTTTAGACTTAGTTTTAGCACACATCAAAAATTTCATTCTTGAATTTGTGGTACATAAAACACGGAAATTTTTATCCCCAGATTTTACAGATATATAAACCTGCTTAATCTGCTAGATCTGCCGAGAGAAAATAAAAACAGAAATCTTTACAATTCTCTATAAATTTTCAAGGTGATAAAATAAAAAAGGCTCTGCTATTGAGACAGAACCTTTGGGTTTTATTTTTCAGTGTTATCCGTTTTTCCCGACTTGTTTTTGGAAGACTTTTGAACATCTTCCTTGTCAATATCAGGCGGATTGGTCTTTTCTGATGATGCAGGAATATTCTGAAAATCCTGATTTTGCTTTTTCGTTTCTGCTGAATTCGCAGATTCTTTCTTTTTGTGATTGTCTTCTGAATTCATAGCTTCTATATTTTTAGAGTCCTAAAATACCGAGTTTGCCGGTTTTATCTTCTATAGTATAATTCAAAGCTTTTGCCAAAACGAAAATATTATTCAGATTTTCCATTAATTGTTTACGACCTTCAGTCCGAAGCTGATTCTGATCAATAGATTTCATAGCAGTTTCCTTGGCTTTCTGAGTTACATTCTTAATGTCTTTTTCAGAAATCCTGTTGAAGAACGAATCATCCAGAGACTGGATTTCAACACTTGGTGTAATTCTTATATCCGCATCGGGAAGTTCTGTGATCACCAGCTTTTTGTTGATGGAGTCCACTTCTATCTTCATTTTGTTCAGATCATAAGAAACCTGGGCATTGGTTTTCGTGTAAGTGATGATACTATTGCTTGAAACTTCCTTTCCAAACACCTCGTAACCCATTTTGGTTTTCTGCATACTGGAGGTATTTTGTTCCATCACCACCATTTTATTCATCTTGGAAATCTGGTTGGTCAGGATATAATAATCTGACTGTTCCGTTTTTCCGCCAAGATTCAGACATGATTTAAGGCCGAAGAATAGAATCAGCATAGCAAGAACTCCTGCTGCAAACGATATGATTACTTTATAATTTCTCAACTTATTTGCCAAAAATTTCTTTAATTACAGAACCGTCATCTTTTTTCAGGATTTCAACCAGGTCTCTTTCGATATAGCCGGTTTTAGGCATTTCAATAATCCTTCCGATTTCTTTTCCATATTTTTCTACAATAATGGTAGGAACCTTTTGAATGTTGTAGCGCACTTCATCTCCGTTTGGAGATTCTTTTTTCCTGTTGACAGCAATAATCGTTAGTTTATTGTCCGGGTATTTCAATTCTTCCAGAATTCTCATCAGTCTTGGAAAATCCCTGTGGCTGTCTTCACACCATGTTCCCATGAAAACGACAAGTGAATACGTGTTTAGTTTTCCTTTTCTCAGTTCGCTGATCGCTTTCTGGTCAAGGGCATATTCATCATATTCCTTCACATACCAGTCTGCATACGGAGCCTTTAAAAACTGTTCTTTCAGCTGATTTCCCAAAAGCATTTTACCGTCATTCTGAGTCTCTACCTCACGGTTTACTACCACTTTTTGAGCGCTGAACTGTTGGGCAGCCAGAACAATACATGAAACGGCAACAATCTTTGTAATAAATTTCTTCATATTATTTTTCGATAATTGTTTTCAGATCTGCAGGGGAGTAGTATTTGTTTTTTAATACTTTATGATCTGCCTGTCTGTAAACATTGAATTTTTCTCCAGACTTTTCATAAAAAGATTCTACTTCCTTTGCTTTATAAAACTCAACAGTTTCCTGTGCCTGTTCTTCATTGTCACAAGCTTTCGACATATTGGAACGCTGAACTTCGTTGAATAACTCTACAAATTTACTGCCAAGTCCGAATTCAAGCACAGCTCCGCTTAAAACATACTGAAGATCACACAGTGCATCAGCAATTTCTACAATATTATTGTCGGCAATGGCCTGTTTTAATTCATTAAGTTCTTCCTGTAAAAGTTCTACTCTAAGGTTGCATCTTTCGGGAGAAGGGATTTGCGGAGTATCTAAAATAGGGGCTTTGAAAGTAGTATGGAATTCTGCTACTTGGTTCAGACTGTCAATTTTATCCATGAAATTTTTTATTTACGCAAAGATAGAAAACGATTTGTAAATGGGGAAATTCTAAAGATATAATCCTTTTGTAAATAAGCAGTGTGCTGTATTTTAATAATTTGATGAGACTTTAAATGTTAAAAATAACTTGTGAATGATGAAAGGCATATGTTTATTGCTAAACCTATAAGGTTTGAACGTAATTCAGCCATAACTTCCTCACAGATCAGCAGGTTACTACGGTTAATATCAACAAAAATCTGCTCCATCTGCGAGCAATAAAAAATCCACAACCTAAAATTGTGGACCTTGTTTTTATTATTCGTAAATATATTCAATATCAATTATTTAAGTTCTTTATATTTCCATATACCTGAAATCTGTAATGCCGTTAGTCCCGGCTGCTTTTCTCCATAACTAAATATACCGATATACTTTGCAGGGCAGGTTTTACAGCTGGTTCCGAAATATAAAGTGGGCAAATTATTGACAGTCAATTCCCCGAAATGAATCATTCCTTTTGAGGTTTCAGCAGCCATCCCGTTTTGAAGCAATTCGTTTTTAGATAGTATTTTATCTTCGTGGTACACCTGAAAAATAGGAAATCCGGATTGATAAGGAATGATTTCAACCATATTTTCATGGCTGCAGTCACAGCAGATGAATTTTGTAATGGCTGAAGGGTTTATTTCACCATTGGTGAAGATGCTTTTTTCAATGAGGGCTTTTTTGCTGATGCTTATTTTTGTTGATATTGAATACATTTGAATGGTTTTATTGCTGAATAACTGTACCTGCTAAGTTATTATATTTTCCGCTTGGACTTTTCTTAATCGTGATTTTTACATATCCTTCAGCTGCCAGCTTATTCCACGTTTTCTGATAACCTGTAGCTGGGTCAATCGGGATCTTCCACATGGTCTGCTTACCATTTCCTGCCTGATTAAACCATGGAATAATATCTGCCGTCTGAGACTGGAAAGGTAATGAATTCAGGACATCTATTTCATAATAAAAATCATATTTGTTTTCAGGCTGGTTAAGGGCTCTCTGTGTAAAGGTGTAAGTGTATCCGTTAATGATAGGACTTGTGAAGCTTCCTCCCAGAGTAGGGTTTCCGGTTCCGTCATAGTTTCCGATGGCCCCACTGTATCGGTCGAATTTTTGTCCTGCCAGAATGGGAACATCATCCACAATATTATAGCCGCCGTTTGCAGGAGGCCATCCTCCGTTTAGGTTATTACCCGTGAAAAAGTATTCCATTTCAGTCCATCTGCCTTTTTTGTAGAGGTCAAAGACATAATTTCTGGCTTCAGATCCTACTGTTCCGGTGGGATCATAGGTGACTGCAAGTTCATCCGCATTTTTATAGAATACATGCGTAACGTTTCCTGTGTTTTCATCTTCTCTGTCTGAGCTGCAGGCCATTGAAAAAAAGGCCATTGAGAAAAATAAAATGTACTTAAATAAATGTTTCATATAAATAATTTAAACTATTAATGATTTAATCAAGTATTTAAGAGAGGAGAATGTCCGCAGATTCCGCAGATTTTATGATGATGTTTTTTAACCGTTTACAGATGTACTTCAGATTACCGGCAGTTAATTTTCAGGAAAACAGTAATGCCATAGAAAACAGGTTCAAGGTTCCCTTAAATACCTTTGGGTAAAACAGTACAATGAATAAGCGTTTGAGTTGTAAATTTAAATCAAAAAAGTAAATTATGTTGAATTTTATTAAAATAAATTATTATTAATAAATTCATTGTGTTAATAGTATGGTTTTTAACATATTTATATTAAAATTAATTTGATTTTATATAAAAAAGACCGCTCAATAATTGAACGGTCAGTCACATCGCATTAAAAAATGAATATTAATTCTTGATGAATCTCTTGGCGCTTTCTCCAATCTGGATCATATAAGCTCCTTTAATAAGTCCGCTTACATTTATGCTGCCTCTTTCTAGTTTTCCTGAATTGATTAGTTTTCCACCCATATCGAAGATTTTATAATCTTCAGATTCCGTATTTGAAATATATAATACATCTTTTACAGGATTTGGATATAGTCTGAATCCGGTGATTAAATCTTTGGTATCAGAAAGCTCTCCTCTGCCTGAAGAAACGATATTAAGGGTATAGTCTTCAACCTGGCCGTATGTGAATGCTTCACAAGAAGAAGTTGGGATAGAGCTGTACTTCATCATTACTCTCATTCTTGTAGAACCAATGGCTGCGGTTGCAGGAATGGTAATGCTTCCCGTTACAGGAGTTGTTGTAGAGCCTGCCTTAGACCATGCTAATTCTCCGCTGTCGGTAAAGTCACCGTCTCCGTTATAATCAATATAAACGGCATAAGCTTCGCTGTATTTAGTTGAGGTCCATACAGGGGTTATAGAGATGGTATAAGCGCTTCCTCTGGTAACATTGGTAGAAACAGATGTGAAGTTTTCATAACCTGCAGTTCCTGTTGAGGTATTGTTGATGGTTCCGAATTTTACATTTCCAATTCTTTCATCTGCGGTATTGCTGGCTGATGAAGAACAGTAGGTTACCGTACCTCCTGAAAGTGTTGTTACACTTACGGTATTGCTGGAAGGGGAAATATTTCCGGCGGCATCTTTAGCTTTTATACTGAAGCTGTAAGTTGTTGCAGGGCTTAAACCTGTTACGGTATAAGTGGTAGACGCTGTATTTCCGATCACTGAACCGTTCATGTATACATCATATCCTGTTACGGCTACATTATCAGTAGCTCCGCTCCATGAAAGATTGGTGCTTGTGGCTGTTGTTCCTGAAGCTGCAAGAGTAGGGGCTGTAGGTGCAACAGTATCTGTTCCGCCTGAGCCTGCATTTACAGTAATGTTGGCATTGTTCACATCAAAGAAAATGTGATTTGAACCTTTTACCATCAATCTTCCGCTTGTTGTAGATGAATTAGGGATGGTTACAGCCTGAGATCCGTCGTTTGGCGTTCCTGCCAGAAGAGTAGTCCAGGTGTTTCCGTTATCTGTAGACCAAAGAATATCTACGTTAGCGGCATTTACTCCGTTGGAGGTAGTCCCTGCTTCGTTCCATGTTACCGTTTGAGAGCTTCCGCCTGCGTAAGTAGTGGCTGAGTTTTGCGAAGTGATACTGAAAGGTCCCGCTGTTCCGTTAACAGTAATTACTGCATCGTCTGAATTATTTCCTGCACCGCCGGCTCTGTTATCCCGAACGGTAAATCTGAAATTGAGTGCTCTGGCTACATTAGATAAAGCTTCTACTGTGATTTCTGACCCCGCGGTAGTGGTTGCTCCGGTAAGAATGGAGGCCATTCTAGGGAAATATCTTACAGGGGAAGTAGTAGGTGCCCATGATCTGAAAGTAGGTCCGGATGCTTTTGTGGCACTTGCTGCTGAGCTGGCTCCTGTTTGTGAGGAGGAAGCATTATCCATCTGCTCCCAGATATAGGTTAGTGAATCTCCGTTCGCATCTGTTCCTGTTCCGGTCAGCATGAAAGGAGTTCCTTTCGGAATTGTATAATCAAGGCCGGCGTTTGCTGTTGGAATTGAATTTCCTGTAGAAGTGCTTACCGGGCATGTTTTAGCTTTAATATTATTGGTAATCTGCTGAATACTTACCGCATGGAAAAATGCATCTGAGTGTGGCTGTACATCCTGTGCTGTAATTCCTGCGTAGCCCATAATGGTTGATCCGGAACCTGGTTCCATATTTACACCTGTTCCTTCATTTCCGTGAGAGAAGGTATGATTTCCTCCAAACTGGTGCCCCATTTCGTGAGCTACATAATCAATGTCAAAATTATCTCCTGAAGGAATAGCATCTGCCGGAGAGGTGTAGCCACTACCTTTTGACCCGTTGGTACAGATACAGCCGATACAGCCTGCATTTCCGCCTCCTCCGGAAGCTCCGAACAGGTGTCCTATATCATAATTGGCTTCACCAATTACTGAAGTCAGGGTGCTTTGAAGCTGGGAATTCCAGCTGCTCATTCCTGAAGCTGCAGAATAAGGATCTGTAGAAGCGTTGGTATAGATAACGGCATCGTTATTGGCAATAAGAACCATTCTGGCGGCAAAGTCTTTTTCGAAAACACCGTTTACGCGGGTCATGGTTGTGTTCATGGCGGCCAGCGCATTTGCTTTAGTTCCTCCGAAATAACTAGTGTATTCTCCTGTGCATGATAATGCAAGCCTGAATGTTCTTAATTTGGCATCATCTGCATTAGGTCTTGCAGCGAGGCTGGCATTGGAAGCACCTTTCTGGGCTACATCAATCACCGTACATTCGAATTTGTTGAGGTTGTCTTTTTTATCAGACTTTTTGTAAACCACATACGTAGAAAGATCTTTGGTATACGGTTCAATAAAAACGGCAGATTTGTCGCCGTAAATTTCCATGGAAGACAGGCCTAGCGGGGAAACACTGAAGTAAACGGTAGAGTTGGGGTCGCTTAAACCTTCTCCAACGTAAGATTTGATGTCGGGATATTTTGCAGCAAGCTGAGGGTCAAAATTGGATTGCTCTCTTACTTTAAAATTTTCCATCTTTCCTTCAGAATTAGGGAAAGAAATAATGATTTCTGATTTTTCTCCCTGAGCAAGCCTTTTAGGTGCTTTGGCCAGTACGTTTTTCAATCCGTTA
This region of Chryseobacterium vaccae genomic DNA includes:
- a CDS encoding 2-isopropylmalate synthase produces the protein MSSEKIEIFDTTLRDGEQVPGCKLNTQQKLIIAESLDELGIDVIEAGFPISSPGDFESVSEISKLMRNAKVCGLTRVNKKDIDTAAEALKYAKKPRIHTGIGTSDSHIRYKFNSTREAVLERAVEAVKYAKSYVEDVEFYAEDAGRTDNAYLAKVCEEVIKAGATVLNIPDTTGYCLPEEYGRKIKYLKENVKGIEKAILSCHCHNDLGLATANSIAGAANGARQIECTINGLGERAGNTALEEVVMILKQHKHLNLHTDVNSRMLNEMSLMVSDLMGMPVQPNKAIVGANAFAHSSGIHQDGVIKNRETYEIIDPEEVGVNASSIILTARSGRSALAYRFKHIGYDITKNELDFLYQEFLKIADLKKEVKNDDLYLMMETFSRKIG
- the leuC gene encoding 3-isopropylmalate dehydratase large subunit, whose product is MTMNKKTLFDKVWDAHVVETVPDGPQIIYIDKHLIHEVTSPQAFAELETRNLKIFRPEQIVATADHNVPTLDQELPIRDDLSRNQVEQLEENCAKNNIELFGLGHPYQGIVHIIAPELGITRPGMSIVCGDSHTSTHGAFGAIAFGIGTSQVAQVFASQCLLLNKPKSMRITVSGKLNKNVQPKDVILYIISKIGTDGGTGYFCEYAGNVFEEMSMEGRMTVCNMSIEMGARGGMIAPDETTFDYVKGKPFAPQGEEWEAELAYWKTLKTDEGAVFDQELSFDASEIHPMITYGTNPGMGISVNEVIPAPQNESEEKALRYMGLNAGQTVSDIKVNYVFIGSCTNARIEDFRSAAQYIKGKSKADNVKALIVPGSQQVVKQIYEEGLDRIFNEAGFQIRQPGCSACLAMNDDKIPESEYCVSTSNRNFEGRQGQGARTILASPLTAAKAAIEGRISAFENLN
- the leuD gene encoding 3-isopropylmalate dehydratase small subunit, encoding MQQLKRIQSRAVPLPAENIDTDQIIPARFLKSIERQGFGENLFRDWRFNIHTGEPNPDFVLNNPRYKGEILVAGNNFGCGSSREHAAWSLTDYGFKVIISSYFADIFKGNALNNGLLPVKVSEEFLKDILKISTENPETEITVDVEQQTISCNGKTETFELDSYKKICLLNGYDDIDFLISKKQAIEQFELKTQKYEQKTV
- the leuB gene encoding 3-isopropylmalate dehydrogenase; this encodes MSKKQFKIAVLPGDGIGPEVVGESIKVLEAVGEVFQCEFHTEYGLIGAEAIFKTGDPLPEETLQICRNSDAVLFGAIGDPVFDNDPDAKVRPEQGLLKLRKELGLFANIRPLKTYASLIEKSPLKREIIEGTDIQIFRELVSGIYFGEKFTDPEGAYAYDICKYSREDIVPIVHMAFKEAEKRNKKLTLIDKANVLDTSRLWRKICKQIASQYPGVQLDYLFVDNAAMQMILNPRQFDVILTENMFGDIISDEASVIGGSIGLLPSASIGEENALFEPIHGSYPQAKGKGIANPVASILSTAMMLDHLELYDAADKLKRAVEHALENKYVTVDLNAEQHYSTQEVGSFISDYIRYSEKSYYNFENIKIGKSTIV
- a CDS encoding IS110 family transposase is translated as MRQKYVIGIDISKLKLDCTVMNFEYKVQCELIIPNTEKGITIFLKDLLKMLKITKEDLLICCENTGIYNRPLEKVCSKSEYLLWVEYPLKIKKAASDLRGKDDRKDARKIAEYAVRYHDKIMPYEEPEEVIQQMNVLAKSRDTLLLQKTALENQLREAKSHDVYVFKLLTYYQRKVEQGKNKMSVLNAVRNKLVHRIMAVIKRKQPFLPKEEFLSIKNSNNICLLT
- a CDS encoding DUF4230 domain-containing protein, coding for MRNYKVIISFAAGVLAMLILFFGLKSCLNLGGKTEQSDYYILTNQISKMNKMVVMEQNTSSMQKTKMGYEVFGKEVSSNSIITYTKTNAQVSYDLNKMKIEVDSINKKLVITELPDADIRITPSVEIQSLDDSFFNRISEKDIKNVTQKAKETAMKSIDQNQLRTEGRKQLMENLNNIFVLAKALNYTIEDKTGKLGILGL
- a CDS encoding TlpA family protein disulfide reductase gives rise to the protein MKKFITKIVAVSCIVLAAQQFSAQKVVVNREVETQNDGKMLLGNQLKEQFLKAPYADWYVKEYDEYALDQKAISELRKGKLNTYSLVVFMGTWCEDSHRDFPRLMRILEELKYPDNKLTIIAVNRKKESPNGDEVRYNIQKVPTIIVEKYGKEIGRIIEMPKTGYIERDLVEILKKDDGSVIKEIFGK
- a CDS encoding pyrophosphohydrolase domain-containing protein, with product MDKIDSLNQVAEFHTTFKAPILDTPQIPSPERCNLRVELLQEELNELKQAIADNNIVEIADALCDLQYVLSGAVLEFGLGSKFVELFNEVQRSNMSKACDNEEQAQETVEFYKAKEVESFYEKSGEKFNVYRQADHKVLKNKYYSPADLKTIIEK
- a CDS encoding glycohydrolase toxin TNT-related protein; the protein is MKHLFKYILFFSMAFFSMACSSDREDENTGNVTHVFYKNADELAVTYDPTGTVGSEARNYVFDLYKKGRWTEMEYFFTGNNLNGGWPPANGGYNIVDDVPILAGQKFDRYSGAIGNYDGTGNPTLGGSFTSPIINGYTYTFTQRALNQPENKYDFYYEIDVLNSLPFQSQTADIIPWFNQAGNGKQTMWKIPIDPATGYQKTWNKLAAEGYVKITIKKSPSGKYNNLAGTVIQQ